In a genomic window of Styela clava chromosome 11, kaStyClav1.hap1.2, whole genome shotgun sequence:
- the LOC144429946 gene encoding uncharacterized protein LOC144429946: MLHTKPPFFNHKEDSNCNYSRYLSQEKDMETQEAPLNLTCRKSSLDENYSEAKIKEECATYPRTVESWSVVQTPLLLPCMKPTSWSYPWPNFPLFQISEQSFQYHQAYWQLINNAIRSRMNSNFGNEEMLDSQSEIAHKLKVESSMSPPFVQTPKEDFHNCFSFGNTICDNHSTNGSGRETGSPKVPSIKQKTKKNNSAVKSNFKCSQCGVTYPHRFELNRHIKVSHVRPHRCEHCGKGFGHKNYLQVHIETVHLGRKIHKCDLCGKYLSTGGNLSVHIRTIHMGEKKYKCSVCSRTFGQQCNMKTHMKRHFFKQSEQKCVTMTSQC; this comes from the exons ATGTTGCATACAAAGCCGCCATTTTTTAATCACAAAGAAGATAGCAATTGTAACTATTCAAGATACTTAAGCCAAGAGAAAGACATGGAAACACAG GAAGCGCCACTCAATCTAACATGCAGGAAATCTTCATTAGACGAAAACTATTCTGAAgctaaaataaaagaagaatgTGCTACTTATCCCAGAACCGTGGAATCTTGGAGCGTCGTTCAAACACCTCTTCTTCTGCCATGCATGAAGCCGACATCGTGGAGTTATCCTTGGCCAAATTTCCCACTATTTCAAATAAGCGAACAAAGCTTTCAATACCACCAAGCATACTGGCAATTAATAAACAATGCGATTCGATCAAGAATGAATAGTAATTTTGGGAACGAGGAAATGCTGGATTCACAATCTGAAATTGCGCATAAGCTGAAGGTAGAGAGTTCAATGTCCCCGCCGTTTGTCCAAACACCGAAGGAAGATTTCCACAATTGTTTTTCATTTGGCAACACCATTTGTGACAATCACAGTACAAACGGAAGTGGGAGAGAAACGGGGAGTCCAAAAGTACCAAGcataaaacaa aaaacaaaaaagaacAATTCTGCAGttaaaagtaattttaaatGCAGTCAATGTGGAGTCACTTATCCGCATCGATTTGAACTTAACCGACATATCAAAGTCAGTCATGTCCGTCCACATCGATGTgagcattgcggaaaaggtttCGGCCATAAAAATTATCTCCAGGTCCATATTGAAACAGTTCATCTCGGACGAAAGATTCATAAGTGCGATTTATGTGGAAAATATCTGTCAACTGGCGGAAATCTCAGCGTTCATATACGAACTATTCACATGGGTGAAAAGAAATACAAATGCAGCGTTTGTTCGAGAACGTTCGGGCAACAATGCAACATGAAAACACACATGAAGAGACATTTCTTCAAGCAATCCGAGCAAAAATGTGTGACAATGACCAGTCAGtgttga